A DNA window from bacterium contains the following coding sequences:
- a CDS encoding O-antigen ligase family protein codes for MSARVVAEATPAWLWPWCLFLFLLPFDGFLASRGLGFVMTLLSLGAALLLALAPRSGARGASGRSVAVVLFLLACAASSFASLNPAATQLALFLGALHGLLYLLATAAPLSLPQLRTSLRAWMWGGGVAAFCIVLAFLQGRLFTDGARETLYLWGGQTDPNFFSAHLIFPFSLALTALKERGRRLEGGAILALCATAVVITQSRGGAIALVAIVVLSLVFARRWKTLAALGVLAGGLLTVMATSLGRFNLQEDPSGSGRTDLWRVGIEAGFAHWPTGVGLDAFKTVAGAASGLYWFMEIHNTYLEAFVEAGLPGLITFLLILFTHFRFPRSNPLVSPIRLALIGLLLDAVFLHFLGFKVFWVGLAMAAQVALVGEEPRSAPPSPRPRLSLTTR; via the coding sequence ATGAGCGCGCGGGTCGTTGCCGAGGCCACGCCGGCTTGGCTGTGGCCCTGGTGCCTGTTTCTCTTCTTGCTTCCCTTTGATGGGTTCCTGGCGAGCCGCGGCCTTGGCTTTGTGATGACCCTCCTGTCCCTGGGCGCAGCCTTGCTGCTGGCGCTCGCCCCGCGATCGGGGGCGCGGGGCGCCTCGGGCCGCAGCGTCGCCGTCGTGCTCTTCCTGCTCGCCTGTGCCGCCTCGTCGTTCGCCTCTCTCAATCCGGCGGCGACTCAGCTGGCGCTCTTTCTGGGCGCCCTGCACGGCCTGCTTTATCTGCTGGCCACGGCGGCCCCCCTCTCGCTGCCCCAGCTCAGGACGAGCCTGCGCGCGTGGATGTGGGGGGGCGGGGTGGCGGCCTTTTGCATCGTGCTGGCCTTCCTCCAGGGCCGGCTGTTCACCGACGGTGCACGCGAGACCCTTTACCTGTGGGGGGGACAGACGGATCCGAACTTCTTCTCCGCGCACCTCATCTTTCCCTTCTCCCTGGCCCTGACGGCCCTCAAGGAGCGCGGCAGGCGCCTGGAGGGGGGAGCGATCCTCGCCCTCTGCGCGACGGCCGTCGTGATCACCCAGTCGCGGGGCGGGGCGATAGCCCTGGTGGCGATCGTGGTGCTCAGCCTGGTCTTCGCGCGTCGCTGGAAGACGCTCGCGGCCTTGGGCGTGCTCGCGGGGGGGCTCCTGACCGTAATGGCGACCTCTCTTGGGCGCTTCAACCTGCAGGAGGACCCCAGCGGGAGCGGCCGGACCGACCTCTGGCGGGTCGGGATTGAGGCGGGCTTCGCCCACTGGCCGACGGGCGTGGGCCTGGACGCCTTCAAGACGGTCGCGGGGGCCGCGAGTGGCCTCTACTGGTTCATGGAGATCCACAACACCTACCTCGAGGCCTTCGTCGAGGCGGGGCTGCCCGGTCTGATCACCTTCTTGCTCATCCTCTTCACCCACTTTCGCTTCCCCCGCTCGAACCCGCTCGTCTCACCAATCCGTCTTGCCCTGATCGGCCTGCTGTTGGACGCCGTCTTCCTTCACTTCCTGGGCTTCAAGGTCTTCTGGGTGGGCCTGGCCATGGCCGCACAAGTGGCGCTCGTGGGGGAGGAGCCCCGCAGCGCGCCGCCTTCGCCTCGTCCCCGTCTTTCGCTCACGACCCGATAG